A stretch of Triticum urartu cultivar G1812 unplaced genomic scaffold, Tu2.1 TuUngrouped_contig_8015, whole genome shotgun sequence DNA encodes these proteins:
- the LOC125531755 gene encoding cypmaclein-like, translating to MAGQARAFMCVALVVLLLLVETTAPSGQAHAVDCGSACSYRCSKSSRPNLCNRACNTCCRRCDCVPPGTAGNEDVCPCYAHMTTHDGRHKCP from the exons ATGGCCGGCCAAGCTAGGGCGTTCATGTGCGTGGCGCTCGTCGTCCTCCTGCTCCTCGTCGAG ACCACCGCCCCGAGTGGACAAGCTCACGCCGTCG ATTGCGGCAGCGCGTGCTCGTACCGGTGCAGCAAGTCGAGCCGGCCGAATTTGTGCAACAGGGCGTGCAACACGTGCTGCCGGCGATGCGACTGCGTGCCGCCCGGCACCGCCGGCAACGAGGACGTCTGCCCCTGCTACGCCCACATGACCACGCACGACGGCCGCCACAAGTGCCCATGA